CGTCTCGCCGTTCTTCAGGATCCAGTCGTCCTGGTCGAAGATCACGTTCGTCACGGGAACGCCGGTCGTGAGCACGAAATCCTGGTCGGCGGCGTCGTTCCACACCGTGCGGACGTCGTTCCCCGCGCCGGTGACGAGCGTGAGCCGCACGGGCATCGTGAAGGTCCCGGCGTTGGTCTGGATCTGCCGGATCCGCACGTAGGTCCGGAAGACCCCGCCTCCCGCGTCGGCGTTCTTGAAGCCGAATTCATAGACGGGCGAGTTTCCGTTGTAGACCCACTCCTGGAAGAAGAAGTCGAGGCCCGCCCCGTGCCGCGCCTCCATCGTCGCCTGGAACTGCGCGGTCGTCCCCGTGCCGTCCCGCCGCTGCTGATACCAGTCGCGCAGCCCGAGGAAGAACGGACCGTCCCCCATGACCCCGCGCAGCATGTGAAGGACCCAGCCCCCCTTGTCGTAGACCGTCGAGCCGAACAGGTCGACCGGGTCGTAGACGGTCCCCGCGAAGTTCGACGAGTAGAGGGAATTCATGTAGCTGCGGTACTGCGACGCCCCGCCGAGGTGCTCGGCCCACAGCGCCTCGGAGAAGGTCGCGAACCCTTCGTTGAGCCAGACCTCCGGCCACGTGTGCGGGCTGATGGAGTCTCCCCACCATTGGTGCGCGAGCTCGTGCGCGATGATGTAGTCGTAATTGTGCCCGCCGTTGATGAGCGAGTACCCGTAGGAGGTGTTGGTGGTGTGCTCCATCCCCCCCGAGAAGGGGAAGGCGCTCATCCCGTACTTGTCCTCGAGGAACGGGTACTCGCCGAACTTCTGCGCGTAATACTCGATCATCGGGACGGTGGGCGTGAACGAAACCTGCGCGTCGGCGAGGTCCTCCGGATACACGTAGTACTCGACCGGCATCGTGGTGACGCCGTCGAGCGCCGTGTAGGTGTGCGAGAAGCTCGCGTAGTCGGTTCCGGCGATCGACACGAGGTAGGTCGTCAGCGGCCGCGTGGGCTTCCATTGGTACTGCGTCCGCCGGCCCCTCTTGACCGTCCCGATGAGCTTCCCGTTCCCGGTCGCGGTCCAGCCCTCTCCGACCGTCCACCACTCCTCGACCGTCGCCTTGTCGTCCGGCCGGTCCTTGCACGGCCACCACGTCCGCGCGCCCTCCGGCTCCGAGAGCGACCAGACCGCGGCTCCTCCGCCGAAGCCCCCGCGGTTCCAGCCGAACGATCCGAAACCCACCGACTGCGGGGTCCCCGAGTAGGCGATCGTGAGATCGGCCTGCTCGTCCAGGGCGAGCGGCGTGTTGAGCGTGATCGTGAGGAGGTTGTTCTGGTGGGTGTGCGCGAGGTTGGTCCCGCCCCGCTTCACGCTCGACACCGACATGTTGTCGTAGAGGTCGAAGGGGACCGTCGTGAGCGACGGGACGAGGCTCTTCACCGTCGCGGTGACCGTTCCGCTCACGTTGCGGCTCGACAGGGTGAACTCGAGGTCGAGAAAGTAGTGGAGGACGTCGAAGTCCTCCTGGGCCTCCCACGCCTCCGCGGCGGCCCGGGTCTTCGGGCCGAGCGGCGGGATATAGGACTTGTGGTTCTTGCGGAACTCCGCCCGTTCCTCCGGGGAGGGGATGATCAGCGGTTCGGCGGCGGAAACGAAGAGAG
This portion of the Candidatus Polarisedimenticolaceae bacterium genome encodes:
- a CDS encoding M1 family aminopeptidase yields the protein MRRSCALLLLACFSSLFVSAAEPLIIPSPEERAEFRKNHKSYIPPLGPKTRAAAEAWEAQEDFDVLHYFLDLEFTLSSRNVSGTVTATVKSLVPSLTTVPFDLYDNMSVSSVKRGGTNLAHTHQNNLLTITLNTPLALDEQADLTIAYSGTPQSVGFGSFGWNRGGFGGGAAVWSLSEPEGARTWWPCKDRPDDKATVEEWWTVGEGWTATGNGKLIGTVKRGRRTQYQWKPTRPLTTYLVSIAGTDYASFSHTYTALDGVTTMPVEYYVYPEDLADAQVSFTPTVPMIEYYAQKFGEYPFLEDKYGMSAFPFSGGMEHTTNTSYGYSLINGGHNYDYIIAHELAHQWWGDSISPHTWPEVWLNEGFATFSEALWAEHLGGASQYRSYMNSLYSSNFAGTVYDPVDLFGSTVYDKGGWVLHMLRGVMGDGPFFLGLRDWYQQRRDGTGTTAQFQATMEARHGAGLDFFFQEWVYNGNSPVYEFGFKNADAGGGVFRTYVRIRQIQTNAGTFTMPVRLTLVTGAGNDVRTVWNDAADQDFVLTTGVPVTNVIFDQDDWILKNGETQIPLADADVDGVPDRNDNCVAIANAGQLDFDVDGAGDACDGDDDDDLLDDASDCAAFDATQGTPEEVAALTLEPNAGMTRLSWPGAARSDSYEVVRGDLASIPSGYGGCVASGLAGAPWDDAAIPLDGAGFGYLVRGRDAGCGGAGSLGATSGGAPREAACP